The Urbifossiella limnaea genome has a window encoding:
- a CDS encoding M24 family metallopeptidase gives MEPFDSGELKLDLHETGTVAPGANGVNHPSDGDRVAARRADIDAKQEQVARLLEAMGCEGALLLMPAHVGWFTAGMNVRGLIADSERPGVYTNGRQRWLLGSNADTQRLFDEELDRLGFQLKEWAWDGGRAELLQSVTAGKQVAADRPFPHTHPIAERLRPLVRVLSAAELEDYRALGARVAHAVEATARAVQRGMTEEDVAGHVGHRLLHRGVEPAAISVTADDRGAKYRRAGFTDAAARRTFTIQATGLRGGLYVTAGRTVGFGPVPAEFRKGYDRAALLAAVFRASSVVGGTMQAARESVPELLAGTTHEFDGRLSPPGFGTGRFPAEELRRAGHDEPFAAGQPLVWQPRIGPAAVVDTVVVAADGPECVTPPTDWPYKRITVAGLSYDIPDVLEREG, from the coding sequence ATGGAACCGTTCGACTCCGGCGAACTGAAGCTCGACCTGCACGAGACCGGCACCGTCGCCCCGGGCGCGAACGGCGTCAACCACCCGTCGGACGGCGACCGCGTCGCCGCGCGCCGCGCCGACATCGACGCCAAGCAGGAGCAGGTGGCGAGGCTGCTGGAGGCGATGGGCTGCGAGGGCGCCCTGCTGCTGATGCCGGCGCACGTCGGCTGGTTCACCGCCGGGATGAACGTCCGCGGGCTCATCGCCGACAGCGAGCGCCCGGGCGTCTACACGAACGGCCGGCAGCGCTGGCTCCTCGGCTCGAACGCCGACACGCAGCGGCTGTTCGACGAGGAGCTCGACCGCCTCGGCTTCCAGCTCAAGGAGTGGGCGTGGGACGGCGGCCGGGCCGAGTTGCTGCAGAGCGTCACCGCCGGGAAGCAGGTCGCGGCGGACCGCCCGTTCCCGCACACTCACCCGATCGCCGAACGGCTGCGGCCACTGGTGCGGGTGCTCAGCGCGGCCGAGCTGGAGGACTACCGGGCACTCGGGGCGCGCGTCGCGCACGCGGTCGAGGCGACCGCCCGGGCCGTCCAGCGCGGCATGACGGAAGAAGACGTGGCGGGGCACGTCGGGCACCGGCTGCTGCACCGCGGGGTGGAGCCGGCGGCGATCAGCGTGACGGCCGACGACCGCGGCGCCAAGTACCGCCGGGCCGGGTTCACCGACGCGGCCGCGCGGCGCACGTTCACCATTCAGGCGACCGGGCTGCGCGGCGGGCTGTACGTCACGGCCGGGCGGACGGTCGGCTTCGGGCCGGTGCCGGCCGAGTTCCGCAAGGGGTACGACCGGGCGGCGCTGCTGGCGGCGGTGTTCCGCGCGTCGTCCGTGGTCGGCGGCACGATGCAGGCGGCGCGGGAGAGCGTACCGGAGCTACTCGCCGGCACGACGCACGAGTTCGACGGCCGGCTGTCGCCGCCGGGCTTCGGCACCGGTCGGTTCCCCGCCGAGGAGCTGCGCCGCGCCGGGCACGACGAGCCGTTCGCGGCCGGTCAGCCCCTGGTGTGGCAGCCGCGGATCGGCCCGGCGGCGGTGGTCGACACGGTCGTGGTGGCGGCCGACGGCCCCGAGTGCGTGACGCCGCCGACCGACTGGCCGTACAAGCGCATCACCGTGGCGGGGCTCAGCTACGACATCCCCGACGTGCTGGAACGCGAGGGGTGA
- a CDS encoding response regulator: MPTPPTSAEPPAVTYTSPSAVRRAHLPVLHLRVLVVDDNRDAADSLAGLLRLCGAEVCVCYDGRAAVAEFDEFRPDAGLFDVNMPRMDGCELAERLRERGGDRPLFLVAITAIDGPEEAMREARAGFDLHLTKPADPVRVVEALAAFS, from the coding sequence GTGCCCACTCCCCCAACCTCGGCCGAGCCGCCGGCGGTGACGTACACGTCGCCGTCCGCGGTCCGGCGCGCCCACCTGCCGGTCCTGCACCTGCGGGTGCTCGTGGTCGACGACAACCGCGACGCCGCCGACTCGCTGGCCGGCCTGCTCCGCCTGTGCGGTGCCGAGGTGTGCGTGTGTTACGACGGCCGCGCGGCGGTGGCGGAGTTCGACGAGTTCCGCCCGGACGCGGGCCTGTTCGACGTGAACATGCCGCGGATGGACGGCTGCGAGCTGGCGGAGCGGCTGCGGGAGCGGGGCGGCGACCGGCCGCTGTTCCTCGTGGCGATCACGGCGATCGACGGCCCGGAGGAGGCGATGCGCGAGGCCCGCGCCGGCTTCGACCTGCACCTGACGAAGCCGGCGGACCCGGTCCGGGTGGTCGAGGCGCTGGCGGCGTTCAGCTGA
- a CDS encoding SDR family oxidoreductase: MAQARVAVVTGGGSGIGRAAARALHRDGWAVVVAGRRAEALADTAAAAADPTRMLAVPTDVTDPDSVRALFDRAVAAFGRVDLLFNNAGVTAPGVPLDELPLDRWRAAVDTNLTGVFLCLQQAFRVMKTQEPRGGRVINNGSISAHTPRPNSAPYTATKHAVTGLTKAAALDGRAVGIAVGQIDIGNAATDMTGRMAAGVPQANGTVAVEPTMDVEHVARAVVYMAGLPPEANVLFLTVMATGMPFVGRG, from the coding sequence ATGGCACAGGCACGTGTCGCGGTTGTCACAGGCGGCGGCTCCGGCATCGGCCGGGCGGCGGCGCGGGCCTTACACCGCGACGGGTGGGCCGTCGTCGTCGCCGGCCGGCGGGCCGAGGCGCTCGCTGACACCGCCGCCGCCGCCGCCGACCCCACGCGGATGCTCGCCGTGCCGACCGACGTGACCGACCCTGACTCGGTGCGCGCGCTGTTCGACCGCGCCGTCGCGGCGTTCGGCCGCGTGGACCTGCTGTTCAACAACGCCGGCGTGACGGCGCCCGGCGTGCCGCTGGACGAACTGCCGCTGGACCGCTGGCGCGCCGCCGTGGACACGAACCTGACGGGCGTGTTCCTGTGCCTCCAGCAGGCGTTCCGGGTGATGAAGACGCAGGAGCCGCGCGGCGGGCGGGTCATCAACAACGGGTCGATCTCGGCGCACACGCCGCGGCCGAACTCGGCCCCGTACACGGCGACCAAGCACGCCGTCACCGGGCTCACGAAGGCGGCGGCGCTCGACGGCCGGGCCGTCGGAATCGCCGTCGGGCAGATCGACATCGGCAACGCGGCGACGGACATGACCGGCCGGATGGCCGCGGGCGTGCCGCAGGCGAACGGCACGGTGGCGGTCGAGCCGACGATGGACGTGGAGCACGTGGCGCGGGCGGTGGTCTACATGGCCGGGCTGCCGCCCGAGGCGAACGTGCTGTTCCTGACCGTGATGGCGACCGGGATGCCGTTCGTCGGGCGGGGCTGA
- a CDS encoding DUF1559 family PulG-like putative transporter gives MTRRAFTLIELLVVIAIIAVLIGLLLPAVQKVREAAARSACQNNLKQIALGAHNYEATTGTFAPGALLHMTAAGTYSSATVATTQGVGTLPHLLPYVEQTSVAAVFATGVAPDYLAPRRQYSHVLWNAGPATAAQSKIKSFVCPSDGDVEAAQNAAWPVVDVAGSSARLARWYFAPPWGPALGKTSYLAVGGYADAVLPQYAGLFTNRSSGTAGQAAAADGLSNTLMFGEALGDPEVGPRQFAWSWALAGPLPTAWGGIPNPTDANGWNGFGSRHAGVVQFAMGDGSVRSARKYVTGGSAYTALVYMSGWKDGVNVDPASLLN, from the coding sequence ATGACACGTCGCGCGTTCACACTCATCGAGCTGCTCGTCGTCATCGCCATCATCGCGGTCCTCATCGGCCTGCTCCTGCCGGCCGTTCAGAAGGTCCGCGAGGCCGCCGCCCGGAGCGCCTGCCAGAACAACCTGAAGCAGATCGCGCTGGGTGCCCACAACTACGAGGCCACCACCGGCACGTTCGCCCCCGGGGCGCTGCTGCACATGACGGCCGCCGGCACGTACTCCTCGGCGACCGTGGCCACCACCCAGGGCGTCGGCACGCTGCCGCACCTGCTCCCCTACGTGGAGCAGACGAGCGTCGCGGCGGTGTTCGCCACCGGCGTCGCCCCGGACTACCTCGCGCCGAGGAGGCAGTACTCGCACGTGCTGTGGAACGCCGGCCCGGCGACCGCGGCGCAGAGCAAAATCAAGAGCTTCGTCTGCCCCTCGGACGGCGACGTCGAGGCGGCGCAGAACGCGGCCTGGCCGGTGGTGGACGTGGCCGGGTCGTCGGCCCGGCTGGCGCGGTGGTACTTCGCCCCGCCGTGGGGGCCGGCCCTGGGCAAGACGAGCTACCTGGCCGTCGGCGGGTACGCCGACGCGGTGCTGCCGCAGTACGCCGGCCTGTTCACGAACCGCTCGTCGGGCACCGCCGGGCAGGCGGCCGCGGCCGACGGGCTGAGCAACACCCTGATGTTCGGCGAGGCCCTCGGAGACCCCGAGGTCGGCCCGCGGCAGTTCGCCTGGAGCTGGGCGCTGGCCGGCCCGCTGCCGACGGCGTGGGGCGGCATCCCGAACCCGACCGACGCCAACGGGTGGAACGGGTTCGGCAGCCGGCACGCCGGCGTGGTCCAGTTCGCAATGGGCGACGGCTCCGTGCGGTCCGCCCGCAAGTACGTCACCGGCGGGTCGGCGTACACGGCGCTGGTGTACATGTCCGGCTGGAAGGACGGCGTGAACGTGGACCCGGCCTCCCTCCTCAACTAA
- a CDS encoding DUF1559 family PulG-like putative transporter — MSTRTGSRRSGFTLIELLVVIAIIAILIGLLLPAVQKVREAAARSTCTNNLKQISLACHAYESANGQLPPGFLGAMPSDAPYGTGTRPATIGYNCQLVGPLVHLLPYVEQAPLYQLLMAGAPAPDYLSPAKRYADFSTIASFWNNRGARIKFFLCPSDTGSDSSWDCTINSFLASTSSFSVNIIAIGDTAFGKTNYMAVGGRMGITASFPGGSVNDTYLGAFYNRSVTKLATMQDGTSNTFLFGEYNTKGPPGAGWQPVTPAWISSGYMPMAWGATEPPISDPNWYRMGSRHTGVMVFGLGDGSIRTIRYPGTAGSGNAAAPNQYDQYIYHSGHTDLKVADPSQL, encoded by the coding sequence ATGTCCACCCGCACGGGCAGTCGCCGGTCCGGGTTCACGCTCATCGAGTTGCTGGTCGTGATCGCCATCATCGCGATCCTGATCGGCCTGCTGCTGCCGGCCGTCCAGAAGGTCCGCGAGGCCGCCGCCCGCAGCACCTGCACGAACAACCTGAAGCAGATCTCGCTCGCCTGCCACGCCTACGAGTCGGCCAACGGCCAGCTTCCGCCGGGCTTCCTCGGGGCGATGCCGAGCGACGCCCCCTACGGCACCGGCACCCGCCCGGCGACCATCGGGTATAACTGCCAGCTGGTCGGCCCGCTGGTCCACCTGCTGCCGTACGTCGAGCAGGCGCCGCTGTACCAGCTCCTGATGGCGGGCGCCCCGGCCCCCGACTACCTGTCGCCGGCCAAGCGGTACGCCGACTTCAGCACCATCGCCAGCTTCTGGAACAACCGCGGGGCGCGGATCAAGTTCTTCCTGTGCCCGTCGGACACCGGCAGCGACAGCTCGTGGGACTGTACCATCAACTCGTTCCTGGCCAGCACCTCGTCGTTCTCGGTGAACATCATCGCCATCGGCGACACGGCGTTCGGGAAGACGAACTACATGGCCGTCGGCGGGCGGATGGGGATCACCGCGTCGTTCCCGGGCGGGTCGGTCAACGACACGTACCTCGGGGCCTTCTACAACCGGTCGGTGACCAAGCTGGCGACCATGCAGGACGGCACGAGCAACACCTTCCTGTTCGGCGAGTACAACACGAAGGGCCCCCCCGGCGCAGGCTGGCAGCCGGTCACCCCGGCGTGGATCTCCTCGGGCTACATGCCGATGGCCTGGGGTGCCACCGAGCCGCCGATCAGTGATCCCAACTGGTACCGGATGGGCAGCCGGCACACGGGCGTGATGGTGTTCGGCCTCGGCGACGGGTCGATCCGCACCATCCGCTACCCCGGCACCGCGGGCTCCGGCAACGCCGCCGCCCCGAACCAGTACGACCAGTACATCTACCACTCGGGCCACACCGACCTGAAGGTGGCCGACCCCAGCCAGCTGTGA
- a CDS encoding DUF1559 family PulG-like putative transporter: MTLFTAAANLGVTNYVGVAGRYGVMGPNVAVGGVPVDNMPGVFTTARVRPFGSSTITAVGKLTLVGITDGSSNTLMFVESLGPGSQRASAPQISKLAWSWISGGPYPSLFGIPDEANLWFCDYSSNHTGVAMAALGDGSVRGLRKPALGTPTLPFVAMSTASLGETVDPGGI; the protein is encoded by the coding sequence GTGACGCTGTTCACGGCCGCGGCCAACCTGGGGGTGACGAACTACGTCGGGGTGGCCGGGCGGTACGGCGTCATGGGGCCGAACGTCGCCGTGGGCGGCGTGCCGGTGGACAACATGCCCGGCGTCTTCACCACCGCCCGGGTGCGACCGTTCGGGTCGAGCACGATCACCGCGGTCGGCAAGCTCACGCTCGTCGGCATCACCGACGGGTCGAGTAACACGCTGATGTTCGTGGAGTCGTTGGGGCCGGGGAGCCAGCGGGCGTCGGCCCCGCAGATCTCGAAGCTGGCGTGGTCGTGGATCAGCGGCGGCCCGTACCCGAGCCTGTTCGGCATCCCGGACGAGGCGAACCTGTGGTTCTGCGACTACTCCAGCAACCACACCGGGGTGGCGATGGCGGCGCTGGGCGACGGGTCGGTCCGCGGCCTCCGCAAGCCCGCCCTCGGCACACCCACGCTGCCGTTCGTGGCCATGTCCACGGCCTCGCTCGGCGAGACCGTGGACCCCGGCGGCATCTAA
- a CDS encoding transposase family protein — protein MLTYARLVETPAAFPALTGMTRDEFDHLFVAYAAAADAHRAARTHTKRDTRPRRRAAGAGRPHDLDARTRLLLALVWLRVYPTYELLGHLFGLDKSNAWHNTQDALEVLEGMADFPFDPPGKGRTQLRSADQVMDTYPEVRAVIDTKEQGFRRPAGWENQKPFYSGKKRRHTVKNQVVCTPSGRIGAVSPTVPGRTADLTLLRLDRTLDRLPAGAGVMADKAYIGLGADPVAAGRRVVIPARAAPTRPLTDDQKTANRCINRERVVVEHVMAQLNRFQVLRQTFRGKLGRHTRVFRVVALVVDRRIAATPLKTYPTAA, from the coding sequence ATGCTGACCTACGCCCGACTGGTGGAAACCCCGGCCGCGTTCCCGGCTCTGACCGGGATGACCCGCGACGAGTTCGACCACCTGTTCGTCGCCTACGCCGCCGCGGCCGACGCCCACCGGGCCGCCCGCACCCACACCAAGCGGGACACCCGGCCGCGCCGCCGCGCCGCCGGGGCCGGCCGCCCCCACGACCTCGACGCCCGGACCCGACTCCTCCTCGCCCTCGTCTGGCTCCGGGTGTACCCGACGTACGAACTCCTCGGCCACCTGTTCGGGCTGGACAAGTCGAACGCCTGGCACAACACCCAGGACGCCCTGGAGGTGCTGGAGGGGATGGCCGACTTCCCGTTCGACCCGCCCGGGAAGGGGCGGACCCAACTCCGGTCGGCCGACCAGGTGATGGACACGTACCCCGAGGTCCGGGCGGTGATCGACACCAAGGAGCAGGGGTTCCGGCGCCCGGCCGGGTGGGAGAACCAGAAGCCGTTCTACTCGGGGAAGAAGCGGCGGCACACGGTCAAGAACCAGGTCGTGTGCACCCCGTCCGGGCGGATCGGGGCGGTGTCCCCGACCGTCCCCGGGCGGACCGCCGACCTGACCCTGCTCCGCCTCGACCGGACCCTCGACCGCCTCCCGGCCGGGGCCGGGGTGATGGCCGACAAGGCGTACATCGGCCTCGGGGCAGACCCTGTGGCGGCCGGGCGGCGGGTGGTGATCCCGGCCCGCGCGGCCCCAACCCGGCCGCTGACGGACGACCAGAAGACGGCGAACCGGTGCATCAACCGGGAGCGGGTGGTGGTCGAGCACGTGATGGCCCAGTTGAACCGGTTCCAGGTGCTCCGGCAGACATTCCGGGGCAAGCTCGGGCGGCACACCCGGGTGTTCCGGGTGGTCGCACTCGTCGTCGACCGGCGGATCGCCGCCACCCCGCTGAAGACCTACCCGACCGCCGCCTGA
- a CDS encoding DUF1559 family PulG-like putative transporter, protein MPARRPGRRGFTLIELLVVIAIIAILIGLLLPAVQKVREAAARSSCSNNLKQIALGVHSYESANGSVPPGIASVNYTQGGTSAANYSTAGNAVSVLGYILPHVEQGAIYNQLVVNWDPYAASPGWFYNAANTAPARARVKPFECPSAVNFTPDYDTGPGHNTLNGSSYQ, encoded by the coding sequence ATGCCCGCCCGCCGCCCCGGCCGCCGGGGCTTCACGCTGATCGAGTTGCTCGTCGTCATCGCCATCATCGCCATCCTGATCGGGCTGCTGCTGCCGGCCGTGCAGAAGGTCCGCGAGGCCGCCGCCCGGAGCTCGTGCTCGAACAACCTGAAGCAGATCGCCCTCGGCGTCCACTCGTACGAGTCGGCCAACGGCTCGGTGCCGCCGGGGATCGCCTCGGTGAACTACACGCAGGGCGGCACGTCCGCGGCCAACTACTCCACCGCGGGGAACGCCGTCAGCGTGCTGGGCTACATCCTGCCGCACGTCGAGCAGGGGGCGATCTACAACCAGTTGGTGGTGAACTGGGACCCGTACGCCGCGTCGCCCGGGTGGTTCTACAACGCGGCGAACACCGCCCCGGCGCGGGCGCGGGTCAAGCCGTTCGAGTGCCCGTCGGCCGTCAACTTCACCCCCGACTACGACACCGGGCCGGGGCACAACACCCTCAACGGCAGCAGCTACCAGTAG
- a CDS encoding CBS domain-containing protein, whose protein sequence is MYCPACNHSRNPPGADACEHCGLPLTHTDEAALHGRVERSLMTDPVSILAPATPVTVAPDATLADAIRLMIDRRVGAVLVVGAAGELVGILTERDFLTRVAGRPGFEQLPVADHMTRDPETVTPADTLAFALGRMDAGGYRHLPVVAGGKPVGMVSIRDVLRHVTRISQGG, encoded by the coding sequence ATGTACTGCCCCGCCTGCAACCACAGCCGCAACCCGCCCGGGGCGGACGCCTGTGAGCACTGCGGGCTGCCGCTGACGCACACCGACGAGGCGGCCCTGCACGGCCGCGTCGAGCGCAGCTTGATGACCGACCCCGTCTCGATCCTCGCGCCCGCCACCCCCGTCACCGTCGCCCCCGACGCCACGCTTGCGGACGCCATCCGGCTGATGATCGACCGCCGCGTCGGGGCGGTGCTGGTCGTCGGGGCGGCCGGCGAGCTCGTCGGCATCCTCACCGAGCGGGACTTCCTCACGCGCGTCGCCGGGCGGCCGGGGTTCGAGCAACTCCCCGTCGCCGACCACATGACCCGTGACCCGGAGACCGTGACCCCCGCCGACACACTGGCGTTCGCGCTGGGGCGGATGGACGCCGGCGGCTACCGCCACCTGCCCGTTGTGGCCGGCGGCAAACCCGTGGGCATGGTGTCGATCCGGGACGTGCTTCGGCACGTAACCCGGATCAGTCAGGGCGGCTGA
- a CDS encoding 2-oxoacid:ferredoxin oxidoreductase subunit beta, producing the protein MAASATPLPTLTTKELTSDQEVRWCPGCGDYSILAQMRKALTTVGVPREKLAFVSGIGCSSRFPYYMNTYGFHTIHGRAPTFATGLRLANPDLQVWVVTGDGDGLSIGGNHLIHALRRNVDIKVLLFNNEIYGLTKGQYSPASRVGTSSKTSPGGSFETPVRPLSLALAAEATFVARTIDVDVQHMVATFQKAAAHKGSAFVEIYQNCKIFNDGVFEYATDKSVKAENVLYLEHGKPMLFGKDRSKGIRMSGLKPEVVTVGKDCGLDDILTHDEAAEDPTLAYLLSRFAHDETPNVANPFPEPVGVYRSVRKPTYEEQLEARITEAAAKKGKGKIEDLFKAEDVWTVAE; encoded by the coding sequence ATGGCCGCTTCCGCCACTCCTCTCCCGACCCTCACGACGAAGGAACTCACCTCCGACCAGGAGGTGCGCTGGTGCCCCGGGTGCGGGGACTACAGCATCCTCGCCCAGATGCGCAAGGCGCTCACCACCGTCGGCGTGCCCCGCGAGAAGCTGGCGTTCGTGTCCGGCATCGGCTGCTCCAGCCGGTTCCCGTACTACATGAACACCTACGGCTTCCACACCATCCACGGCCGCGCCCCCACCTTCGCCACGGGCCTCCGCCTGGCCAACCCCGACCTGCAAGTGTGGGTCGTCACCGGCGACGGCGACGGCCTCTCCATCGGCGGCAACCACCTCATCCACGCCCTGCGGCGGAACGTGGACATCAAGGTGCTGCTGTTCAACAACGAGATCTACGGCCTCACCAAGGGCCAGTACTCGCCGGCCAGCCGCGTCGGCACCAGCAGCAAGACGAGCCCCGGCGGGTCGTTCGAGACGCCGGTCCGGCCGCTGTCGCTGGCCCTCGCCGCGGAGGCCACGTTCGTGGCGCGGACCATCGACGTGGACGTGCAGCACATGGTCGCCACCTTCCAGAAGGCCGCGGCCCACAAGGGGTCGGCGTTCGTCGAGATCTACCAGAACTGCAAGATCTTCAACGACGGCGTCTTCGAGTACGCCACCGACAAGAGCGTGAAGGCCGAGAACGTGCTGTACCTGGAGCACGGCAAGCCGATGCTGTTCGGCAAGGACCGCAGCAAGGGCATCCGCATGTCCGGCCTCAAGCCGGAGGTGGTGACCGTCGGCAAGGACTGTGGGCTGGACGACATCCTGACGCACGACGAGGCGGCGGAAGACCCGACGCTCGCGTACCTGCTGAGCCGGTTCGCCCACGACGAGACGCCGAACGTGGCGAACCCGTTCCCGGAGCCGGTGGGCGTGTACCGCAGCGTCCGCAAGCCGACCTACGAGGAGCAGCTCGAAGCCCGCATCACGGAAGCGGCGGCGAAGAAGGGGAAGGGGAAGATCGAGGACCTGTTCAAGGCCGAGGACGTGTGGACGGTCGCGGAGTAG
- a CDS encoding 2-oxoacid:acceptor oxidoreductase subunit alpha, producing the protein MSSENGSAAPTAAPPSANGTNGHHKRVEEVQSVTIRFAGDSGDGMQLAGTQFTNTSALAGNDIATFPDFPAEIRAPAGTLAGVSGFQVHFASSDIHTPGDALDALVVMNAAALKTNLRDLQPGGILVANSEGFETSDLSKAKYKVSPLEDGSLKGYKVVRVPVTKMTREAVAECKLSPREADRCKNFFALGLVYWMYERSLEPTLKWIREKFAKNPQFVEANTRALKAGYNYGETVEVMPVQYKVAKAKIAPGTYRKITGNEAIVLGLVAATQLANKQLVYASYPITPASSVLEGLAELRRFGVKTFQAEDEIAAAGVAIGASYGGAVGVTGTSGPGVCLKSEAIGLAVMTELPLVIVNVQRGGPSTGLPTKTEQADLLQAMFGRNGECPAAIIAPQSPGDCFDIAFEAVRIATRFMCPVFLLSDGYLANGSEPWKIPDVAKLPKIEVVNATAPNSDGWTGAGHESGAEGEGGSTGKFLPYKRDEYLARPWAVPGTAGLEHRIGGIEKQDVTGNINYEAGNHEHMTRTRAKKIENIALTIPDLAVTGDADADLLVAAWGGTFGSVTTAVERCRKNGLKVAQVHFRYLNPMPKNTADVLKRYKKVLVPELNAGQLSWLLRAKYLAPAEGLNKIQGKPFLVSEIVAAIEKALS; encoded by the coding sequence ATGAGTTCCGAGAACGGGTCGGCCGCACCGACCGCCGCCCCCCCGTCTGCCAACGGCACCAACGGGCACCACAAGCGCGTCGAAGAAGTCCAGTCCGTCACCATCCGCTTCGCCGGCGACTCCGGCGACGGCATGCAGCTGGCCGGCACGCAGTTCACGAACACGTCCGCCCTCGCCGGCAACGACATCGCCACCTTCCCCGACTTCCCCGCCGAGATCCGGGCGCCAGCGGGCACCCTCGCCGGCGTCTCGGGCTTCCAGGTCCACTTCGCCTCGTCCGACATCCACACCCCCGGCGACGCCCTCGACGCGCTCGTGGTGATGAACGCCGCGGCGCTCAAGACCAACCTCCGCGACCTGCAACCCGGCGGCATCCTCGTCGCCAACTCCGAAGGGTTCGAGACCTCCGACCTGTCGAAGGCCAAGTACAAGGTGAGCCCGCTGGAGGACGGCAGCCTCAAGGGGTACAAGGTCGTCCGCGTGCCGGTCACGAAGATGACCCGCGAGGCCGTCGCCGAGTGCAAGCTCAGCCCGCGCGAGGCCGACCGCTGCAAGAACTTCTTTGCCCTCGGCCTCGTGTACTGGATGTACGAGCGGAGCCTGGAGCCCACGCTCAAGTGGATCCGCGAGAAGTTCGCCAAGAACCCGCAGTTCGTCGAGGCCAACACCCGCGCCCTGAAGGCCGGGTACAACTACGGCGAAACCGTCGAGGTGATGCCGGTCCAGTACAAGGTGGCGAAGGCCAAGATCGCCCCCGGCACGTACCGGAAGATCACCGGGAACGAGGCCATCGTGCTCGGCCTCGTCGCCGCCACGCAGCTGGCCAACAAGCAGCTCGTGTACGCCAGCTACCCCATCACGCCGGCGTCGTCGGTGCTGGAGGGGCTGGCCGAGCTGCGCCGCTTCGGCGTGAAGACGTTCCAGGCCGAGGACGAAATCGCCGCCGCCGGCGTCGCCATCGGGGCGAGCTACGGCGGGGCCGTCGGCGTCACCGGCACCAGCGGGCCGGGCGTGTGCCTCAAGAGCGAGGCGATCGGCCTCGCGGTGATGACCGAGCTGCCGCTCGTGATCGTGAACGTGCAGCGCGGCGGCCCCAGCACCGGCCTACCCACCAAGACGGAGCAGGCCGACCTGTTGCAGGCGATGTTCGGCCGCAACGGCGAGTGCCCGGCGGCCATCATCGCGCCCCAGAGCCCCGGCGACTGCTTCGACATCGCCTTCGAGGCCGTCCGCATCGCCACGCGGTTCATGTGCCCCGTGTTCCTGCTGTCCGACGGCTACCTCGCCAACGGCTCCGAGCCGTGGAAGATTCCCGACGTGGCGAAGTTGCCCAAGATCGAGGTGGTGAACGCGACGGCGCCGAACAGCGACGGCTGGACCGGCGCCGGCCACGAGAGCGGCGCCGAGGGGGAGGGCGGCAGCACCGGGAAGTTCCTGCCCTACAAGCGCGACGAGTATCTCGCCCGGCCGTGGGCCGTGCCCGGCACCGCGGGGCTCGAACACCGCATCGGCGGCATCGAGAAGCAGGACGTGACCGGCAACATCAACTACGAGGCCGGCAACCACGAGCACATGACCCGCACCCGGGCCAAGAAGATCGAGAACATCGCGCTGACGATCCCCGACCTGGCCGTGACCGGCGACGCCGACGCCGACCTGCTCGTCGCCGCGTGGGGCGGCACGTTCGGCAGCGTGACGACGGCCGTGGAGCGGTGCCGCAAGAACGGGCTGAAGGTGGCGCAGGTTCACTTCCGCTACCTGAACCCGATGCCGAAGAACACGGCCGACGTGCTGAAGCGGTACAAGAAGGTGCTGGTGCCGGAGCTGAACGCCGGGCAGCTGTCGTGGCTGCTGCGGGCGAAGTACCTGGCCCCGGCCGAGGGGCTGAACAAGATTCAGGGGAAGCCCTTCCTCGTGTCCGAGATCGTGGCCGCGATCGAGAAGGCGCTGAGCTGA